From the Gramella sp. Hel_I_59 genome, one window contains:
- a CDS encoding class I SAM-dependent methyltransferase yields the protein MQKEDRNQKKNKDFYEKVYSGYSIKNILWWLNNLEGYLDFATTHETSWFALYKNNFRDKLSGSKVLEMGCGDCNNAAIMAALGAEVYANDIAPSSGEIIEEINKNYNFKYPIKFIKGDFLENKLPAKSFDLIIGKAFLHHLNIPVETLFLKETARLLKEDGEARFFEPAVNSKLLDEIRWYVPVKGRPSKISTAAFKKWKEEDPHPDRSFSSAHFEKAGEQFFKEVEILPVGSLERFGQLMKTGKKRESFRKKALSKEKYIPYPVNRYFAKSQLITYRKPINE from the coding sequence ATGCAGAAAGAAGATCGAAATCAGAAAAAGAACAAGGACTTTTATGAAAAGGTCTATTCCGGTTATTCAATTAAAAATATTTTATGGTGGCTAAATAATCTGGAGGGATATCTTGATTTTGCAACAACACATGAGACCAGCTGGTTTGCACTTTATAAAAATAATTTCCGGGATAAACTTTCCGGTTCAAAGGTGCTGGAAATGGGGTGTGGAGATTGCAATAATGCGGCCATAATGGCGGCCCTGGGAGCAGAAGTTTATGCGAATGATATCGCACCTTCCAGCGGTGAGATCATCGAAGAAATAAATAAAAACTATAATTTTAAATATCCTATTAAATTTATAAAAGGTGATTTCCTGGAAAATAAGTTACCAGCAAAGAGTTTCGATCTGATAATAGGGAAGGCCTTTTTACATCATTTAAATATTCCTGTTGAAACACTTTTTTTAAAGGAAACAGCCCGGTTATTAAAAGAAGACGGTGAAGCAAGATTCTTTGAGCCCGCAGTAAATTCCAAATTACTGGATGAAATTAGATGGTACGTTCCTGTAAAAGGAAGACCTTCAAAAATAAGTACGGCGGCATTCAAAAAATGGAAGGAAGAAGACCCACATCCAGATCGAAGTTTTAGTTCAGCACATTTTGAAAAGGCAGGAGAGCAATTCTTTAAAGAGGTTGAGATACTTCCTGTGGGTAGTCTGGAGAGATTTGGACAGCTGATGAAAACAGGTAAGAAGAGGGAAAGTTTTAGAAAAAAAGCCCTTAGTAAGGAGAAGTATATACCTTATCCTGTAAACAGGTATTTTGCAAAAAGCCAATTGATCACCTACAGAAAACCTATAAATGAATAA
- a CDS encoding polysaccharide pyruvyl transferase family protein — MEKRSIPLFYWSEQKFIFKDKENYGDLLSKYLVEKISGKKVKFIHPKKQAWYKINKKHFLVIGSILHHATPKSIVWGSGIIDREHEIPEADFRAVRGPRTRDFLLKKGYICPAVYGDPAILLPDHYAPDVQKQFKLGVIPHYHDHETAKELFAGNNDVMVIDLMTLDVEEVTREILSCERCISSSLHGLIVSHAYQIPCVWVEFSDKLFGDGVKFVDYFQSVDLKEYKPKFVNEASLQNNIDFFQNVQELPDKERLGEIKKALMDACPFK; from the coding sequence ATGGAAAAAAGGAGTATTCCACTCTTTTACTGGAGTGAACAAAAATTTATCTTTAAGGATAAAGAAAATTACGGAGATCTGCTTTCTAAATATTTAGTGGAAAAGATATCAGGGAAAAAGGTGAAATTTATCCATCCAAAAAAACAGGCCTGGTATAAAATAAATAAAAAACATTTCCTGGTTATAGGTAGTATCCTCCATCATGCAACACCTAAAAGTATTGTTTGGGGAAGCGGAATTATAGATAGGGAGCATGAGATTCCTGAAGCTGATTTCAGGGCTGTTCGCGGACCAAGGACCAGAGATTTTCTATTGAAAAAAGGCTATATATGTCCGGCGGTTTACGGAGACCCTGCTATTTTATTACCGGATCATTATGCACCCGATGTTCAAAAACAGTTTAAATTAGGCGTAATACCTCATTATCATGATCACGAAACGGCCAAAGAATTATTTGCGGGAAATAATGATGTGATGGTGATAGATCTCATGACCCTGGATGTTGAAGAAGTTACCCGGGAAATATTAAGCTGCGAACGCTGCATTTCTTCTTCTTTACACGGATTAATAGTTTCGCATGCTTATCAAATACCTTGTGTTTGGGTGGAATTCTCAGATAAGTTATTCGGGGATGGAGTTAAGTTTGTAGATTACTTTCAGTCGGTTGATTTAAAAGAATACAAACCCAAATTTGTAAACGAAGCAAGTCTTCAAAATAATATTGACTTTTTTCAGAATGTACAGGAGTTGCCAGATAAGGAAAGGCTAGGTGAGATAAAAAAAGCCTTAATGGATGCCTGTCCCTTTAAATGA
- a CDS encoding glycosyltransferase — MKSEKEIALFIPCYNEEERLNIKAFQLFIKETSVKMDFYFIDDGSLDNTADIISNNLIDKENVQLIKLDRNRGKGNALRVGMLQSLLRNYEFYAFIDADLDVPLDQVCLLHKELIKSSGLIAISKRNLKSNFDIFNLRSIASLCMVNLANRIIGFENKIKDTQCGCKMLHREIVEICFKDEFISEWLFDIEIFLRLKKEVKGARERIFEVKLHILNKNGRSKFRFRQNFKIAHQLYRINKFYN, encoded by the coding sequence TTGAAATCAGAGAAAGAAATAGCTCTTTTTATTCCTTGCTACAATGAGGAAGAAAGATTGAATATAAAAGCATTTCAGTTATTTATCAAAGAGACATCTGTAAAGATGGATTTCTACTTTATAGATGATGGGAGCCTTGATAACACTGCTGATATTATTTCAAATAACTTGATAGATAAAGAAAATGTTCAGCTTATAAAGTTGGATAGGAATCGTGGAAAAGGTAATGCTTTAAGAGTAGGAATGCTCCAGAGTTTGCTCAGGAACTATGAGTTTTATGCATTTATTGATGCAGATTTGGATGTACCGTTGGATCAGGTTTGTTTACTTCATAAGGAATTAATTAAATCTTCAGGATTAATTGCAATAAGCAAAAGAAACCTAAAATCAAATTTCGATATATTTAATCTGAGGTCTATTGCGAGTTTGTGTATGGTAAATCTTGCCAATAGAATAATTGGTTTTGAAAATAAAATAAAAGATACTCAATGCGGGTGTAAAATGCTGCATAGGGAGATCGTTGAAATTTGTTTTAAAGATGAATTTATTTCAGAATGGTTATTTGATATTGAAATCTTCCTGCGGTTAAAGAAAGAGGTAAAAGGGGCGAGAGAAAGAATTTTTGAAGTAAAATTACACATTTTAAATAAGAATGGAAGGTCAAAATTTAGATTTAGACAGAACTTCAAAATAGCTCATCAATTATATCGGATTAATAAATTTTATAATTAA